The proteins below come from a single Candidatus Flexicrinis affinis genomic window:
- a CDS encoding UbiA family prenyltransferase: MSRLWLFFNHADAWIVTLVVSAVSLALRGRLDGSTLGIPVMLAAGAWLAFAINDRFDAHVDASDPRKAHRSVFAGPYRRQMTAILIVAGAMVVGVFGAYGPRAWVIAAIALAAAWAYSAPPLRLKARPGWDLFAHAALVETLPYLAAIWLIDAPLTPFDALAWSALVLASLSAQLEQQIRDAAFDARFERTFTTVFGVAVSTRLLRIASVALIAIGVISVVTGITPPLLWPALLLALPMIAHRLTRPAGQPRSERLIRVLLVAGLAYAGGVVLLV, translated from the coding sequence ATGTCCCGACTCTGGCTGTTCTTCAACCACGCCGACGCGTGGATCGTCACGCTTGTCGTCAGCGCGGTTTCGCTCGCGTTGAGAGGCCGACTCGACGGCAGCACGCTCGGCATACCGGTCATGCTGGCGGCGGGCGCATGGCTCGCGTTCGCCATCAACGACCGCTTTGACGCGCACGTCGACGCGAGCGACCCGCGCAAGGCGCACCGCAGCGTATTCGCCGGGCCGTACCGCAGACAGATGACTGCGATCCTGATTGTCGCCGGAGCGATGGTGGTCGGCGTGTTCGGCGCGTATGGCCCCCGTGCGTGGGTCATCGCCGCGATTGCGTTGGCCGCCGCGTGGGCCTACTCCGCGCCACCGCTGCGCCTCAAGGCGCGACCGGGCTGGGACTTGTTCGCGCACGCGGCGCTGGTCGAGACACTGCCATACCTCGCGGCAATCTGGCTGATCGATGCGCCGCTGACCCCGTTCGACGCGCTGGCGTGGAGCGCGCTGGTGCTGGCGTCGCTGTCCGCGCAACTTGAACAGCAGATCCGCGATGCCGCCTTCGACGCCCGCTTCGAACGCACATTCACGACTGTTTTCGGTGTCGCCGTCAGCACGCGCCTGCTGCGGATCGCCTCGGTGGCGCTCATCGCGATTGGCGTGATCAGCGTGGTAACCGGCATTACGCCGCCGCTGTTATGGCCCGCCCTGCTGTTGGCGCTGCCGATGATCGCGCACCGCCTCACGCGCCCCGCCGGCCAGCCGCGCAGTGAAAGACTCATCCGGGTGCTGCTCGTGGCCGGGCTGGCCTATGCGGGCGGAGTCGTGCTGCTCGTATAA
- a CDS encoding LLM class F420-dependent oxidoreductase, which translates to MRLGLMIGYSGATIELPMPLVQEADRMGYFAVWTGEAYGSDAITPLAWIGAQTARIGLGTAIMQMPGRSPAMTAMTAITLDQLSGGRFLLGLGLSGPQVAEGWHGVAYGKPLAKTREYVEIVRAILKRERPLEHHGMHYDIPYSGPDATGLGKPLKSIIHGRPDMPIYLASIGPKNVALTAEIADGWLPIFFSPRHYASVYAPHIREGFEAAGGKNPTSFDIGPSVPVVISDDLDSARAAIKPQLALYIGGMGAKGKNFYNDLAVRYGYEEAAATIQDLYLAGDKMKAIYAVPDELVDDVALVGPVDRIKDRLQLWREAPIGTLNIMAFDVETVRTMAELVL; encoded by the coding sequence ATGCGCTTGGGATTGATGATCGGGTACAGCGGGGCGACCATCGAGCTGCCGATGCCGCTCGTGCAAGAAGCGGATCGGATGGGCTACTTCGCGGTTTGGACGGGCGAAGCCTACGGCTCGGACGCAATCACTCCGCTGGCATGGATCGGCGCGCAAACGGCTCGCATCGGGCTGGGCACGGCGATCATGCAAATGCCGGGCCGCTCACCCGCGATGACCGCGATGACCGCCATCACGCTCGATCAGCTCAGCGGCGGACGATTCCTGCTCGGGCTTGGCCTGAGTGGGCCGCAAGTCGCCGAGGGCTGGCACGGAGTTGCCTATGGCAAGCCGCTTGCCAAAACGCGCGAATACGTCGAGATTGTGCGCGCGATCCTCAAGCGCGAACGCCCGCTCGAACATCACGGCATGCACTACGACATCCCCTACAGCGGCCCCGACGCGACTGGTCTCGGCAAGCCACTCAAGTCGATCATCCACGGCCGGCCCGATATGCCGATTTATCTGGCGTCGATCGGCCCCAAGAACGTTGCGTTGACTGCCGAGATCGCCGACGGTTGGCTTCCGATCTTCTTCAGTCCGCGCCATTACGCCAGCGTGTACGCGCCGCACATCCGCGAGGGGTTTGAGGCCGCTGGCGGTAAAAATCCGACGTCGTTCGACATCGGTCCGTCGGTGCCGGTGGTCATCAGCGACGACCTCGACTCGGCGCGGGCGGCGATCAAGCCGCAGTTGGCGCTGTATATCGGCGGCATGGGCGCCAAAGGCAAGAACTTCTATAACGACCTCGCCGTGCGTTACGGCTACGAAGAAGCCGCAGCGACGATCCAGGACCTGTACCTTGCCGGCGACAAGATGAAGGCAATCTACGCGGTGCCGGATGAACTGGTGGACGATGTGGCATTGGTCGGCCCGGTAGACCGCATCAAAGACCGCCTGCAGTTGTGGCGCGAGGCGCCGATCGGCACGCTCAACATCATGGCGTTCGATGTCGAAACCGTCCGCACAATGGCCGAACTGGTGCTCTAA